A window of the Miscanthus floridulus cultivar M001 chromosome 14, ASM1932011v1, whole genome shotgun sequence genome harbors these coding sequences:
- the LOC136506130 gene encoding uncharacterized protein → MPYYYSYWSEYRDQYWRAQRLEQEKSRLSNEKRQLERQLAEKTRDAQMSSTQVFTLGHKVRELERQNTGLSGELAKQREDTRKAGLLFMKAADRYQEEAKKQIRAKVEELANTRKAGLMLMDTADTYQAAARKQIKEKAEELEDARKAVLALMKAADAYQQEAKNQIRDKVEELKVMGAQKAELDARVESLESRLKAALAKNLELEDDYGKVKAENDKLRLEVERSMMELGALAEEKDAAAKAFDAEKEEILTELEDLKS, encoded by the exons ATGCCGTATTATTATAGTTATTGGTCAG AATATCGTGACCAATATTGGAGGGCACAGCGGCTAGAGCAAGAGAAGTCCAGACTGTCCAACGAGAAGCGTCAACTGGAGAGGCAACTGGCGGAGAAGACGAGGGATGCTCAGATGTCCTCGACCCAGGTCTTCACACTGGGGCACAAGGTGCGAGAGCTGGAGCGCCAAAACACCGGACTGTCCGGTGAACTGGCCAAGCAAAGGGAGGACACCCGGAAGGCAGGCCTGCTGTTCATGAAAGCTGCCGATAGGTAccaagaggaagccaagaagcaaATTAGGGCAAAGGTAGAGGAATTGGCGAACACGAGGAAGGCAGGCCTGATGCTAATGGACACCGCCGATACTTACCAAGCAGCGGCAAGGAAGCAAATTAAGGAGAAGGCGGAGGAGCTGGAGGACGCGAGGAAGGCGGTTCTGGCGCTCATGAAAGCAGCCGATGCGTACCAACAAGAAGCGAAGAATCAAATCAgggacaaggtggaggagctgaaGGTTATGGGGGCCCAGAAGGCGGAGCTGGATGCGAGGGTAGAATCTTTGGAGTCGAGGCTCAAGGCAGCTCTGGCAAAGAACCTGGAGTTGGAGGATGATTATGGTAAGGTGAAGGCTGAAAATGATAAGCTTCGGTTGGAGGTTGAGAGGTCCATGATGGAATTAGGTGCATTGGCGGAGGAGAAAGATGCAGCTGCAAAGGCATTTGATGCTgagaaggaagaaatcttgacGGAATTGGAGGACCTTAAGTCTTAA